Proteins from a genomic interval of Rhodothermus marinus:
- the ileS gene encoding isoleucine--tRNA ligase has protein sequence MKRFKQVEQFRHPEIEHEVLRWWKERQIFPRSIAQRENGPTFSFYEGPPTANGKPGIHHVLARTIKDIFCRYKTMKGFRVERKAGWDTHGLPVEIEVEKELGLEGRAQVEAFGIEKYNAACRRSVLRYKELWDQLTERIGYWVDLEHPYITFENTYIETVWWLIKQIYEKGLLYKGYKIQWYSPGSGTVLSSHEVSLGYREVDDPSAYVRFPVLGAERTYLLAWTTTPWTLISNVALAVGADITYVKVRREDPERGTEYLILAQDRLDVLRDESVEVVETFPGRALVGTRYEPLFPYFKDRFKEGEAWRVIAADFVSTEEGTGIVHMAPAFGAEDYEAAQKEGLPMINPITPEGTFTDEAPLVAGLWFKDADKVILRDLRQRGLLFRQETYRHNYPHDWRKGTPLMNYPVESWFIRTTAVKDRMIELNQTIHWHPPSIGEGRFGEWLRNNVDWALSRQRYWGTPLPIWQSDRNPDYIEVIGSIEELRQKLGGTFPPEAYNPETGELDLHRPFVDRLTWPAPDGGTMRRVPDLIDVWFDSGAMPFAQWHYPFENQEAFRRTFPADFIAEGVDQTRGWFYTLHAIATMVMDSVAFRHVVVNGLVLDEKGEKMSKSKGNVVDPFDVVERYGADPVRWYMISNAPPWENIRFSERELEATRRRFFNTLENVYAFFATYANVDGFVYPAERMPVGERTELDRWIISRLNSTLAEVEAAYEDYHPTRAARAIERFVDELSNWYIRRSRRRFWSARTGEQENERDKQAAYQTVYECLETTALMMAPIAPFFSEWLYRALQEGSEVKGPESVHLADFPKVDQSVIDSVLEQRMALARTIVSIVLALRNQARINVRQPLPRILVVTGTGVDREVVESVRPLILEEVNVKDIEYVEGTSRVVRRTAKPNYPRLGKQLGKLMKGVAARVAQLTEEEIDRYLREGKLVLEVDGQQVELGPEDLEIKSEGIEGWLVGQEDGVTVALDTNRTEELLLEGLAREAINRIQNLRKKAGFEVTDRIVVSYRAEGQLARALERHADWVRNETLAVALQPSEQPTGTHVETFDIDGETFTVGVQRVPVATTTGQQA, from the coding sequence ATGAAGCGCTTTAAGCAGGTTGAGCAGTTTCGGCATCCGGAGATCGAGCACGAAGTCCTGCGCTGGTGGAAAGAGCGCCAGATCTTTCCGCGGAGCATTGCGCAGCGGGAAAACGGACCTACCTTCTCTTTCTACGAAGGGCCGCCCACGGCCAACGGCAAGCCCGGCATCCATCACGTCCTGGCCCGGACGATCAAGGATATCTTCTGTCGCTACAAGACCATGAAGGGCTTCCGCGTGGAGCGGAAGGCGGGCTGGGACACGCACGGGCTGCCCGTGGAGATCGAGGTTGAAAAGGAGCTGGGCCTGGAAGGACGGGCGCAGGTGGAGGCATTCGGTATCGAAAAGTACAATGCGGCCTGCCGCCGGAGCGTGCTGCGCTACAAGGAACTCTGGGACCAGCTCACGGAGCGGATCGGCTACTGGGTGGATCTCGAACACCCGTACATCACGTTCGAAAACACCTATATCGAAACCGTCTGGTGGCTGATCAAGCAGATCTACGAGAAAGGGCTGCTCTACAAGGGCTACAAGATCCAGTGGTACAGCCCGGGCTCCGGCACGGTGCTCTCCTCGCACGAGGTGAGCCTTGGCTACAGGGAAGTGGACGACCCCAGCGCGTACGTGCGCTTCCCGGTACTGGGGGCCGAACGCACCTACCTGCTGGCCTGGACGACGACGCCCTGGACGCTCATCTCGAACGTGGCACTGGCCGTCGGGGCCGACATCACCTACGTCAAGGTGCGCCGTGAAGACCCGGAACGGGGCACCGAGTACCTGATCCTGGCGCAGGATCGACTGGACGTGCTGCGGGACGAGTCGGTCGAGGTGGTCGAGACCTTCCCGGGCCGGGCGCTGGTCGGCACGCGCTACGAGCCGCTGTTTCCGTACTTCAAGGATCGCTTCAAGGAAGGGGAAGCCTGGCGGGTCATCGCGGCCGACTTCGTCTCGACCGAGGAAGGGACGGGCATCGTGCACATGGCGCCGGCCTTCGGTGCCGAGGACTACGAGGCCGCCCAGAAGGAAGGGTTGCCCATGATCAATCCGATCACACCCGAGGGCACCTTCACCGACGAGGCGCCGTTGGTGGCCGGCCTGTGGTTCAAGGACGCCGACAAGGTCATTCTGCGTGATCTGCGACAGCGCGGGCTGCTCTTTCGCCAGGAAACCTACCGGCACAACTACCCGCACGACTGGCGCAAGGGCACGCCGCTCATGAATTATCCGGTCGAGAGCTGGTTCATCCGGACCACGGCCGTCAAAGACCGGATGATCGAACTGAACCAGACGATTCACTGGCACCCGCCGTCGATCGGAGAGGGACGCTTCGGCGAGTGGCTGCGCAACAACGTGGACTGGGCGCTGAGCCGCCAGCGTTACTGGGGCACACCGCTCCCCATCTGGCAGAGCGACCGCAATCCGGACTACATCGAGGTCATCGGTTCGATTGAAGAGCTCCGGCAGAAGCTGGGCGGCACGTTTCCGCCCGAGGCCTACAACCCGGAGACCGGCGAGCTGGACCTGCACCGGCCTTTTGTGGACCGGCTCACCTGGCCGGCGCCCGACGGTGGCACAATGCGCCGCGTGCCCGACCTGATCGACGTCTGGTTCGACTCGGGCGCGATGCCCTTCGCCCAGTGGCACTACCCGTTCGAGAACCAGGAAGCCTTCCGGCGCACCTTCCCGGCCGACTTCATTGCAGAAGGCGTCGATCAGACGCGCGGCTGGTTCTACACGCTGCACGCCATCGCCACGATGGTGATGGACAGCGTGGCCTTCCGGCACGTGGTGGTCAACGGCCTGGTGCTCGACGAGAAAGGTGAGAAGATGTCCAAGTCGAAGGGCAACGTGGTCGATCCCTTCGACGTGGTCGAGCGCTACGGGGCCGATCCGGTGCGCTGGTACATGATCAGTAACGCGCCGCCGTGGGAGAACATCCGCTTTTCGGAGCGCGAGCTGGAGGCCACGCGGCGTCGCTTCTTCAACACGCTGGAGAACGTCTACGCCTTTTTCGCCACGTATGCGAACGTGGACGGCTTCGTCTATCCCGCCGAGCGCATGCCCGTCGGCGAACGCACCGAGCTGGACCGCTGGATCATCAGCCGGCTCAACAGCACGCTGGCCGAGGTGGAGGCGGCCTACGAGGACTATCACCCGACACGGGCGGCGCGGGCCATCGAACGCTTTGTGGACGAGCTGTCGAACTGGTACATCCGGCGTTCGCGGCGGCGCTTCTGGAGCGCCCGTACGGGCGAGCAGGAGAACGAGCGCGACAAGCAGGCCGCCTACCAGACCGTCTACGAATGCCTGGAGACCACGGCGCTGATGATGGCGCCCATCGCGCCGTTCTTCAGCGAGTGGCTCTACCGGGCGCTTCAGGAAGGCAGCGAGGTGAAGGGGCCTGAGTCGGTGCACCTGGCCGACTTCCCGAAGGTGGACCAGTCGGTGATCGATTCGGTGCTGGAACAGCGCATGGCGCTGGCGCGGACGATCGTCTCGATCGTGCTTGCGTTGCGCAACCAGGCCCGGATCAACGTCCGGCAGCCGCTCCCCCGCATTCTGGTGGTGACGGGCACCGGCGTCGATCGCGAGGTGGTCGAGTCGGTGCGGCCGCTCATCCTCGAAGAGGTCAACGTCAAGGACATCGAGTACGTCGAGGGCACCAGTCGTGTGGTGCGCCGCACGGCCAAGCCGAACTATCCCCGGCTGGGGAAGCAGCTGGGCAAGCTCATGAAAGGCGTGGCCGCCCGCGTGGCCCAGCTCACGGAGGAGGAGATCGATCGGTACCTTCGGGAAGGGAAGCTGGTGCTGGAGGTGGACGGCCAGCAGGTGGAACTGGGTCCCGAAGATCTGGAGATCAAGAGCGAAGGGATCGAAGGCTGGCTCGTGGGTCAGGAAGACGGCGTGACCGTGGCGCTCGACACGAACCGGACCGAGGAACTGCTTCTGGAAGGGCTGGCCCGCGAGGCCATCAACCGCATCCAGAATCTGCGCAAAAAGGCCGGATTCGAGGTGACCGACCGCATCGTGGTCAGCTACCGGGCCGAAGGACAACTGGCGCGTGCGCTGGAGCGGCACGCCGACTGGGTCCGGAACGAGACGCTGGCCGTAGCGTTGCAACCGTCCGAGCAGCCTACGGGCACCCACGTAGAGA
- a CDS encoding alpha/beta fold hydrolase, whose product MSRWLFLICMLGLAATLQAQVPPRPYLDQLPPLLDRELFFGDPEISGAQLSPDGRWLTFLKPYNGVRNIWIKGIDEPFEAARPLTADERPVPGYFWSEDSRYVLYVQDKGGNEDFHVYAVDPTLPPDPETGVPPARDLTPYENTRAVIYAVPEATPGQILVGLNDRDPRWHDVYRIDLATGERTLVLKNEQELAGFTFDLEGRLRLATRIAEDGSTEILRVDGDSLTPVYTCSVEESCSPLRFHKDGRHVYLITNRGDRDLTELVRFDPETGEETFVERDPEGEVDFGGAAFSDRTEELIATYYVGDRLRIYPKTEELAQDLEFLRSQLPEGELYPGSTTEDERLMLVTVQRDVDPGAVYLYDRQQRRVELLYRSRPELPSEHLAPMKAIRYRARDGVEIPAYLTLPKGVEPRGLSAVVLVHGGPWSRDMWGYDAFAQFLANRGYAVLQPNFRGSSGYGKAFLNAGNKQWGTGVMQHDVTDGVRYLIESGIADPNYIAIMGGSYGGYATLAGLTFTPELYAAGVSIVGPSNLLTLLKTIPPYWAAARRIFDTRVGNPDDPADRERLKAQSPFYHADRIRAPLLVIQGANDPRVKKTESDQIVVAARDNGVEVAYMVAPDEGHGFRGEMNRLAMIAEIERFLARHLGGRYQEEMSPELAAHLASLMVDPATVTLPDTLALARAQRGALPEADGDRIRPLKLRYETTIQVQGQTFTLGSERTVQAVELEGRPAWMIVDHVRMPMGETADTSWVDRRTLRPIRRAARGMGTLVLTYADERITGRMQSPMGAMAIDKELDAPVVGDGGAFDLYVAGLPLTEGYEATLRIFNPQQQEVRPVKLQVTGTQTVETPAGTFEVYVVRLEMLDGGPGSGTMHVLREAPHFSVLTEQQLPAQMGGGTAVTRLVVLEQ is encoded by the coding sequence ATGTCTCGCTGGTTGTTTTTGATCTGCATGCTGGGGCTCGCCGCGACGCTGCAGGCGCAGGTGCCCCCACGACCGTATCTGGACCAGTTGCCGCCGCTGCTGGACCGCGAACTGTTCTTCGGCGATCCGGAAATCTCCGGGGCGCAGCTCTCACCGGACGGCCGCTGGCTGACCTTCCTCAAGCCTTACAACGGCGTCCGCAACATCTGGATCAAAGGCATCGACGAGCCCTTCGAGGCCGCCCGACCGCTGACGGCCGACGAGCGGCCCGTGCCCGGCTACTTCTGGAGCGAAGACAGCCGCTACGTGCTGTACGTGCAGGACAAGGGCGGCAACGAAGACTTTCACGTTTATGCCGTCGATCCCACGCTTCCGCCCGATCCTGAAACGGGCGTGCCGCCGGCGCGTGACCTGACGCCCTACGAGAACACGCGGGCCGTCATCTACGCGGTGCCCGAGGCCACGCCCGGGCAGATTCTGGTGGGGCTGAACGACCGAGACCCGCGCTGGCACGACGTGTACCGGATCGATCTGGCCACCGGCGAACGTACGCTCGTGCTCAAGAACGAGCAGGAGCTGGCCGGCTTCACGTTCGACCTGGAAGGCCGTCTTCGGCTGGCCACGCGCATTGCCGAAGACGGCAGCACGGAAATCCTCCGGGTGGACGGCGACTCGCTGACGCCGGTCTATACCTGCTCGGTGGAGGAGTCCTGCAGTCCACTTCGCTTCCATAAAGACGGCCGCCACGTCTATCTGATTACAAACCGGGGCGATCGGGACCTGACTGAACTGGTGCGCTTCGATCCGGAAACCGGCGAAGAAACGTTCGTGGAACGCGATCCGGAAGGTGAGGTGGACTTCGGCGGGGCGGCGTTTTCGGATCGGACGGAAGAACTGATCGCCACCTACTACGTGGGCGACCGGCTCCGGATCTATCCGAAGACCGAGGAACTGGCGCAGGATCTGGAATTTCTCAGGTCGCAGCTTCCGGAAGGGGAGCTGTATCCGGGCTCGACCACCGAAGACGAACGGCTGATGCTGGTGACGGTGCAGCGCGACGTGGATCCGGGTGCCGTGTACCTGTACGACCGGCAGCAGCGTCGGGTGGAGCTGCTCTACCGGAGCCGGCCGGAGCTTCCGAGCGAGCACCTGGCGCCCATGAAAGCCATTCGCTACCGGGCACGTGATGGCGTCGAGATTCCGGCTTACCTGACCCTCCCGAAGGGCGTCGAGCCGCGGGGTCTGTCGGCCGTGGTGCTGGTGCACGGTGGTCCGTGGTCGCGCGACATGTGGGGCTACGATGCCTTCGCGCAGTTCCTGGCCAACCGGGGCTACGCCGTGCTGCAGCCCAACTTCCGGGGATCGTCCGGCTACGGGAAGGCCTTTCTCAATGCGGGTAACAAGCAGTGGGGTACGGGCGTGATGCAGCACGATGTCACGGACGGCGTGCGTTACCTGATCGAAAGCGGCATTGCCGATCCGAACTACATCGCCATCATGGGCGGCTCCTATGGCGGGTACGCCACGCTGGCCGGACTGACCTTCACGCCCGAGCTGTATGCGGCCGGCGTGTCGATCGTGGGCCCCTCGAACCTGCTCACGCTGCTCAAGACGATTCCGCCCTACTGGGCGGCTGCACGGCGGATTTTCGACACGCGCGTGGGCAATCCGGACGATCCGGCCGACCGGGAGCGGCTGAAAGCCCAGTCGCCGTTCTACCACGCCGACCGCATTCGGGCGCCGCTGCTGGTCATCCAGGGCGCCAACGATCCGCGCGTCAAGAAGACCGAAAGCGACCAGATCGTGGTGGCCGCCCGCGACAACGGCGTAGAAGTGGCCTACATGGTGGCGCCCGACGAAGGGCACGGCTTTCGGGGCGAAATGAACCGACTGGCCATGATCGCCGAGATCGAGCGTTTCCTGGCGCGGCATCTGGGCGGGCGCTATCAGGAGGAGATGAGTCCGGAGCTGGCGGCACACCTGGCCTCGCTCATGGTGGACCCGGCCACGGTGACGCTTCCCGACACGCTGGCGCTGGCCCGGGCGCAGCGCGGGGCCCTTCCGGAAGCAGACGGCGACCGGATCCGCCCCCTCAAACTACGCTACGAGACCACCATTCAGGTGCAGGGTCAGACCTTCACGCTCGGCTCGGAGCGTACGGTGCAGGCGGTGGAGCTGGAAGGCCGCCCGGCGTGGATGATCGTCGATCACGTGCGCATGCCCATGGGCGAGACCGCCGACACGTCGTGGGTGGATCGGCGTACGCTCCGGCCCATCCGACGTGCGGCGCGGGGTATGGGCACGCTGGTGTTGACCTATGCGGACGAGCGGATCACCGGCCGGATGCAGTCGCCGATGGGAGCGATGGCGATCGATAAGGAACTGGACGCACCGGTTGTAGGAGACGGCGGGGCGTTCGATCTGTACGTGGCCGGGCTTCCGCTGACGGAAGGCTACGAGGCGACGCTTCGCATATTCAATCCGCAGCAGCAGGAGGTGCGGCCCGTGAAGCTGCAGGTGACCGGCACGCAGACGGTCGAGACCCCGGCCGGTACGTTCGAAGTGTACGTGGTGCGTCTGGAGATGCTCGACGGTGGGCCGGGCAGCGGTACGATGCACGTACTCCGCGAGGCGCCGCACTTCAGCGTACTGACCGAGCAGCAGCTTCCGGCCCAGATGGGCGGCGGCACGGCCGTCACCCGGCTGGTTGTGCTGGAACAGTAG
- the nuoH gene encoding NADH-quinone oxidoreductase subunit NuoH: protein MDLPLYWTALIAFLIINAMLLTASVLVYAERKISGFIQHRPGPNRVGPAGFLQPFADVVKLLFKEDIIPAQANRFIHALAPTIMVTIAMTVPALIPFARGVVIADIDVGVLAILALTSISVYGITLAGWSSNSKYSLLGGLRSSAQMISYELAMGTAVLSVILQAGSLNVSAIVEAQRDGWAILGWHVFTNPIGALIFIVTAFAETNRLPFDLPEAEQELVGGYHTEYSGMKFGMFFLAEYVNLFVASFVIATLFFGGYLVPFEPLLLKAFPALEGSVLLGLLQFLSLLAKTSFFAFLYIWVRWTFPRFKYNQLMTLGWKYLLPIGLANVILIALGVALFS, encoded by the coding sequence ATGGACCTGCCGCTGTACTGGACCGCGCTAATCGCTTTCCTGATCATCAACGCCATGCTGCTGACGGCGTCGGTGCTGGTGTACGCCGAACGCAAAATTTCCGGCTTCATCCAGCACCGGCCGGGTCCCAACCGCGTCGGTCCCGCCGGGTTTCTGCAGCCGTTCGCCGACGTGGTCAAGCTGCTCTTCAAGGAAGACATCATCCCGGCCCAGGCCAACCGCTTCATCCATGCGCTGGCGCCCACCATCATGGTGACGATCGCGATGACGGTGCCAGCGCTCATCCCGTTTGCGCGGGGCGTGGTGATCGCCGACATCGACGTGGGGGTGCTGGCCATTCTGGCGCTCACCTCGATCAGCGTTTACGGCATCACGCTGGCGGGCTGGAGCTCGAACAGCAAGTACTCGCTGCTGGGCGGACTGCGCTCTTCGGCCCAGATGATCTCTTACGAGCTGGCCATGGGCACGGCCGTGCTCTCGGTGATCCTGCAGGCCGGCTCGTTGAACGTGAGCGCCATCGTCGAAGCCCAGCGCGACGGGTGGGCCATCCTTGGCTGGCACGTGTTCACGAACCCGATCGGCGCGCTGATCTTCATCGTCACGGCCTTCGCCGAGACGAACCGGCTGCCGTTCGACCTGCCCGAGGCCGAGCAGGAGCTGGTCGGTGGTTACCACACCGAGTACAGCGGGATGAAGTTCGGCATGTTTTTCCTGGCCGAGTACGTGAACCTGTTCGTCGCCTCGTTCGTGATTGCGACGCTCTTTTTCGGCGGGTATCTGGTGCCGTTCGAGCCGCTGTTGCTCAAAGCCTTCCCCGCGCTGGAAGGGAGCGTGCTGCTGGGCCTGCTGCAGTTCCTGTCGCTGCTGGCCAAGACGAGCTTCTTCGCCTTCCTGTACATCTGGGTGCGCTGGACCTTCCCGCGCTTCAAATACAACCAGCTCATGACGCTGGGCTGGAAATACCTGCTGCCCATCGGGCTGGCGAACGTGATCCTGATTGCCCTCGGCGTGGCCCTGTTTTCGTGA
- the rpe gene encoding ribulose-phosphate 3-epimerase, with protein sequence MVILAPSILSADFARLGEQCREALEAGADWIHIDVMDGHFVPNITMGPLVVEALRPLADELGAVLDVHLMVERPERFLEDFAHAGADNLTVHVEATPHLHRALDQIRCLGKKVGVALNPATPLSALEEVLPLADLILVMTVDPGFGGQEYIPSSTTKVQRLRRMLNAIGSHAYIEVDGGIYPHNVAEVVRAGATVIVAGSAIFNRHASIAQNVAAFRQALLLEA encoded by the coding sequence ATGGTGATCCTGGCGCCCTCCATCCTGTCGGCCGACTTTGCCCGGCTGGGCGAGCAATGCCGGGAAGCGCTGGAGGCCGGCGCCGACTGGATCCATATCGACGTGATGGACGGCCACTTCGTGCCGAACATCACGATGGGGCCGCTGGTGGTCGAGGCGCTTCGCCCGCTGGCCGATGAGCTGGGCGCCGTGCTCGACGTGCACCTGATGGTGGAGCGGCCCGAACGCTTCCTGGAAGACTTTGCCCACGCCGGGGCCGACAACCTGACCGTCCACGTGGAGGCCACGCCGCATCTGCACCGGGCGCTGGATCAGATTCGCTGCCTCGGCAAAAAGGTCGGCGTGGCGCTCAACCCGGCCACGCCCCTTTCGGCCCTGGAGGAGGTGCTGCCGCTGGCCGATCTGATTCTGGTGATGACCGTCGATCCCGGCTTCGGCGGTCAGGAATACATCCCCTCCAGCACGACGAAGGTGCAGCGCCTGCGCCGTATGCTGAACGCTATCGGTTCGCACGCCTACATCGAAGTGGACGGCGGCATCTATCCGCACAACGTGGCCGAGGTGGTGCGGGCCGGCGCCACGGTGATCGTGGCCGGAAGCGCCATCTTCAACCGCCACGCATCCATCGCCCAGAACGTGGCGGCCTTCCGCCAGGCGTTGCTGCTGGAGGCCTGA
- the priA gene encoding primosomal protein N', which yields MTASPDIVQVALPLPLMQVFSYRVPPEWREAVQPGCRVLVPFGRRHLTGVVVPEPPPDPLPSPLKSVLDVLDDTPALTDELLRLTRWMADYYVCGWGEVIRAALPPGLEIESRRRLYPGQPPTEPPGERTAAVLRFVAEHPGTTIRRLRQELRFASYALLHRLVARGWLQLEESLEAPRVQIKKEQHVRFAPAYRTPAAQEAVLEKLRGARQRALVTALQALRLEGVAEPTRAELLARADASPATLRRLVELGVLELVEKEVIRSPLEAEPVPEAAPVTFHPEQQAALDRITEAIEARRFETFLLHGVTGSGKTEVYIAALKRVRAQGRTGIILVPEIALTPQTVRRFRAHFGDEVAVLHSRMSDGERYDTWRQLRAGRYPIVIGPRSAVLAPLENLGLIVVDEEHERSYKQFDPAPRYHARDVAVYRAYLNGAVCVLGSATPSLESYLNARSGKYTLLEMRRRAPAVGHTPARLPSVRLVDLRHTRLVNGNPLAPPLARAIAQRLERGEQVILLQNRRGFAPVLECAECGWSPHCPHCSVTLTYHKVQHQLRCHYCGYATRHPGTCRQCGAAALEPLGIGTQRVEEALQTLFPEARVLRMDLDTTRGRRAHHRLLDRFARGEADILLGTQMVAKGLDFPRVTLVGVVNADTGLLLPDFRADEHTFQLLMQVAGRAGRADRPGEVLLQTRNPDHRVFRYLLRHDYVGLARELLAERRQLGYPPYARLAVVECSGPDEARVAELARSWTEHFRQVRQQHPGGHLIDVLGPTPALHERLKGRYRYHVLVRTPRRAEAPQLQSLLRQTLETFPPLPRAYRLTLDIDPAGLS from the coding sequence ATGACGGCTTCACCCGACATCGTGCAGGTTGCCCTCCCCCTGCCGCTGATGCAGGTCTTCTCGTACCGGGTCCCCCCGGAGTGGCGGGAAGCCGTGCAGCCGGGCTGCCGGGTGCTGGTGCCTTTCGGGCGGCGACACCTGACCGGCGTGGTGGTGCCCGAACCGCCGCCCGATCCGCTCCCTTCGCCGCTCAAATCCGTCCTGGACGTCCTCGACGACACCCCGGCGCTGACCGACGAGCTGCTCCGCCTGACGCGCTGGATGGCCGACTATTACGTATGCGGCTGGGGCGAGGTCATCCGCGCCGCGCTGCCTCCCGGTCTCGAGATCGAAAGCCGCCGCCGCCTGTATCCTGGCCAACCGCCGACGGAGCCGCCCGGCGAACGCACGGCGGCCGTGCTTCGCTTCGTGGCTGAGCATCCGGGCACCACCATCCGCCGCCTGCGCCAGGAGCTGCGCTTCGCGTCCTACGCGCTGCTGCACCGGCTGGTCGCCAGAGGCTGGCTCCAGCTCGAAGAATCGCTCGAAGCCCCGCGCGTCCAGATCAAGAAGGAGCAGCACGTACGCTTTGCGCCGGCCTACCGGACACCCGCCGCCCAGGAAGCGGTGCTGGAGAAGCTGCGGGGCGCCCGTCAGCGGGCACTTGTCACGGCCCTGCAGGCGCTGCGGCTGGAGGGCGTTGCTGAGCCCACCCGAGCCGAACTGCTTGCCCGCGCCGACGCTTCGCCGGCCACGTTGCGTCGGCTGGTCGAGCTGGGCGTGCTGGAACTGGTCGAAAAAGAAGTGATCCGCTCGCCGCTGGAGGCCGAACCGGTACCCGAGGCCGCCCCGGTCACGTTCCACCCGGAGCAGCAGGCGGCGCTGGACCGCATTACCGAGGCGATCGAGGCGCGGCGTTTCGAGACGTTCCTGCTGCACGGAGTTACCGGGAGCGGCAAGACCGAAGTGTACATCGCCGCACTGAAGCGCGTGCGCGCTCAGGGACGGACGGGCATCATCCTGGTGCCCGAGATTGCCCTGACGCCCCAGACAGTGCGGCGCTTCCGCGCCCATTTCGGCGACGAGGTGGCCGTGCTGCACTCGCGCATGAGCGACGGCGAGCGCTACGACACCTGGCGTCAGCTCCGTGCCGGCCGCTACCCCATCGTGATCGGTCCGCGCTCGGCCGTGCTGGCTCCGCTGGAAAACTTGGGGCTGATCGTGGTCGACGAAGAGCATGAGCGCTCCTACAAGCAGTTCGATCCGGCCCCGCGCTACCATGCCCGCGACGTGGCCGTCTACCGCGCCTACCTGAACGGGGCCGTCTGCGTGCTTGGCTCGGCCACGCCCAGCCTCGAAAGCTACCTGAACGCCCGAAGCGGCAAGTACACGCTGCTGGAAATGCGCCGGCGGGCACCGGCCGTCGGGCACACGCCGGCCCGACTGCCGAGCGTCCGCCTCGTCGATCTGCGCCACACGCGCCTGGTCAACGGCAACCCACTGGCGCCGCCGCTGGCGCGGGCCATTGCGCAACGCTTAGAACGTGGCGAACAGGTCATCCTGCTACAGAACCGCCGGGGCTTTGCGCCCGTGCTGGAATGCGCCGAGTGCGGCTGGTCGCCCCACTGCCCGCACTGCTCCGTCACGCTCACCTACCACAAGGTGCAGCACCAGCTACGCTGCCACTACTGCGGCTACGCTACACGACACCCCGGCACCTGTCGGCAATGCGGCGCGGCGGCGCTCGAACCGCTGGGCATCGGCACGCAACGCGTCGAAGAAGCGCTGCAGACGTTGTTTCCGGAGGCCCGCGTGCTCCGCATGGACCTCGACACCACGCGCGGCCGCCGCGCCCACCACCGGCTGCTCGACCGCTTCGCCCGGGGCGAAGCCGACATCCTGCTCGGCACCCAGATGGTCGCCAAGGGGCTCGACTTCCCGCGCGTGACGCTCGTGGGCGTGGTCAACGCCGACACGGGCCTGCTGCTGCCGGACTTTCGCGCCGACGAACACACCTTTCAGCTCCTGATGCAGGTGGCCGGACGCGCCGGCCGCGCCGATCGTCCCGGCGAAGTGCTGCTCCAGACGCGCAACCCCGATCACCGCGTCTTCCGCTACCTGCTCCGGCACGACTACGTCGGGCTGGCGCGCGAGCTGCTGGCCGAACGGCGACAGCTCGGCTATCCGCCCTACGCCCGGCTGGCCGTGGTCGAGTGCAGCGGCCCCGACGAAGCGCGCGTGGCCGAACTGGCCCGGAGCTGGACCGAACATTTTCGGCAGGTACGCCAGCAGCACCCCGGCGGCCACCTGATCGACGTGCTGGGCCCCACGCCGGCGCTGCACGAACGCCTCAAAGGACGCTACCGCTACCACGTGCTCGTCCGGACGCCCCGCCGCGCCGAGGCGCCCCAACTGCAGTCGCTGCTGCGCCAGACGCTGGAGACCTTCCCACCCCTGCCCCGCGCCTACCGCCTCACACTCGACATCGACCCGGCCGGGCTGAGTTGA